Proteins encoded in a region of the Methanobrevibacter millerae genome:
- a CDS encoding amidohydrolase, which produces MTMDQIILGNIYTLDRKVEAVCVKDGIIQYAGSKRVALQLIDENTEILDFGDNFIYPGFMEGHAHGLPAGNIKGFSIDLSEGKTLEDYVEITRKYVEDNPGRKIYTGNSWKFDNEEPTASMLDDVSADVPIALTTQDGHSIWLNTAAMEYFDIDEKLLEKYSTNEVRVDDDGRPTGYLSEEPAITLNSRITKSDEELRESLLIWQEFAFSNGITAALDAHVGYYGYPSIKAYADLSREGKLKLRTYAVRTVGNTDDVLDLIKLASEVNNEYFRITGVKVFVDGVVEAHTAWLLDEYEDQPGYFGVKSFDDHDKLVEFAKIAGEHDMNVHCHVVGDGAVKFALDALSQAQIETANMDQRNAFAHLEIVAPEDIKRMAEYNIIAVVPPLWSPKENIQYDLEVAYLGEDRAENCYPIKSFIDEGAKITFHSDYPVSSHFNIPQSIYAAVKREYTFAECQPRNLKESIGVRDALDAMTINAAYQFGQEDRLGSLDIGKIANMVVYDTDFLNDDIEKIPDAKLISTIVDGEVVYRNTNL; this is translated from the coding sequence ATGACAATGGATCAAATAATTTTAGGAAATATCTATACCCTGGACAGAAAGGTAGAAGCGGTATGCGTAAAGGATGGAATAATCCAGTATGCCGGTTCAAAAAGAGTTGCCCTTCAGCTGATTGATGAAAATACAGAAATTTTGGATTTTGGAGACAATTTCATCTATCCTGGATTTATGGAAGGTCATGCTCATGGACTTCCGGCAGGAAATATAAAGGGATTTTCAATTGACCTGAGTGAGGGAAAGACCCTTGAGGATTATGTTGAAATAACAAGAAAGTATGTTGAGGATAATCCCGGAAGAAAAATTTACACTGGAAACAGCTGGAAATTCGATAATGAAGAGCCTACAGCATCAATGCTTGATGATGTTTCAGCCGATGTTCCAATTGCACTGACCACACAGGACGGCCATTCCATATGGCTGAATACGGCTGCAATGGAATATTTTGACATCGATGAAAAGCTTCTTGAAAAATACTCAACAAATGAAGTCCGTGTTGATGATGACGGCAGGCCTACAGGATACCTCTCAGAAGAACCGGCCATCACATTGAATTCCCGGATAACAAAAAGCGATGAGGAACTGCGGGAGTCTCTTTTAATCTGGCAGGAATTTGCATTCAGCAACGGAATCACTGCAGCTCTCGATGCTCATGTTGGCTATTACGGATATCCGTCAATCAAAGCATATGCTGACCTCTCCAGAGAGGGAAAGCTGAAGCTTAGAACATATGCAGTCCGTACGGTAGGAAACACAGATGATGTTTTGGATCTCATCAAACTGGCCAGTGAAGTCAACAACGAATACTTCAGGATTACAGGTGTTAAGGTATTCGTTGACGGTGTTGTGGAGGCACATACGGCCTGGCTTCTGGATGAATATGAAGACCAGCCGGGATATTTTGGAGTCAAATCATTCGATGACCATGATAAGCTTGTGGAATTTGCAAAGATTGCAGGAGAACATGACATGAACGTTCACTGCCATGTGGTAGGTGACGGAGCAGTCAAATTCGCTCTGGATGCATTAAGTCAAGCTCAAATCGAAACTGCTAATATGGACCAGAGAAATGCCTTTGCCCATCTCGAGATTGTAGCTCCGGAAGACATTAAAAGAATGGCCGAATACAATATCATAGCTGTTGTTCCGCCGTTATGGTCTCCAAAGGAAAATATTCAATACGACCTTGAAGTGGCATATCTCGGAGAGGACAGGGCCGAAAACTGCTATCCGATAAAATCCTTCATTGATGAGGGTGCAAAGATTACTTTTCACAGTGATTATCCTGTATCTTCACATTTCAATATTCCACAATCAATTTATGCCGCCGTTAAAAGAGAATATACATTTGCAGAGTGCCAGCCTAGAAATCTAAAAGAATCAATTGGCGTTAGGGATGCACTGGATGCAATGACAATCAATGCCGCCTACCAGTTCGGCCAGGAAGACCGTCTCGGATCTCTTGACATTGGAAAGATTGCAAACATGGTTGTCTATGATACGGACTTTTTAAATGATGATATTGAAAAGATACCTGATGCAAAGCTAATTTCCACAATAGTTGACGGTGAGGTTGTCTATAGAAATACTAATCTTTAA
- a CDS encoding flavodoxin family protein gives MKILGINTSPREVSNVRIALEAALDAACAKGAESEIVDVNKLTITPCQGDNYCKEHDSECALNDDMQDIYQKIEEADAIILASPIYFCDVNAQSKLVIDRLYSYFMNPKYGELFSNKKVSIIATHGAAPFEAFESSLNTQMAAFEVLGFKTGDIINLEDNNVPGAISDKDEQLQKARELGENLI, from the coding sequence ATGAAAATTTTAGGAATCAATACAAGTCCAAGAGAAGTAAGTAACGTGAGAATTGCTCTTGAAGCTGCACTTGATGCCGCCTGTGCAAAAGGGGCTGAAAGCGAAATTGTAGATGTAAACAAATTAACAATCACTCCATGTCAGGGTGACAACTACTGTAAAGAGCATGATTCCGAATGCGCTTTAAATGATGATATGCAGGATATCTATCAAAAAATAGAAGAAGCTGACGCAATAATCCTTGCAAGTCCAATATACTTCTGTGACGTTAACGCTCAATCAAAACTCGTAATCGACAGACTATATTCTTACTTTATGAACCCTAAATATGGCGAACTCTTTTCAAATAAGAAAGTTTCAATTATTGCAACCCATGGTGCCGCTCCTTTTGAAGCATTTGAAAGTTCCCTTAACACTCAAATGGCAGCTTTTGAAGTATTGGGATTCAAAACTGGCGATATTATTAATCTGGAGGACAATAATGTTCCTGGAGCTATCAGCGATAAGGATGAACAGTTGCAGAAGGCAAGAGAGCTTGGTGAAAACTTAATCTGA
- the pyk gene encoding pyruvate kinase gives MKKTKVICTIGPASDSAEVMEKMVNEGMNCARINLSHATEDGILKTIDNIREVRKATNLPVALLYDTKGPEFRTLKFENGGVSLKRGDTIKMSKTCNKGSELEFGVNHSDAIDFIEVGDKVLIDNALLELEVIRKENDYVLLKALGDGKIQDHKTINVPGVNLKLDFMSDDDRKDITFAATHSCDYLALSFVNAKEDVIEAREIVEKAGGDALIISKIESQMGIDNIDEIIDESDGIMVARGDLGVEAPMEELPMIQKDIIRKCREKGKFAIVATEMLASMYESPRPTRAEVSDVANAILDGTDCVMLSGETTIGKYPIDAVSIMSRICEYVESTIDYSKHVAYTGSIGISDTIAKLVVEAAQYTDIKLIVTTTMTGFTARKISNLRPNSPILACCPSKHIAEKVVLNFGVKPIITDVYKTTDKMVENARKMAIKEFDLVKGDLIIVTGGFPIGKTRKTNYLRIMEI, from the coding sequence GTGAAAAAAACGAAAGTCATATGTACTATAGGTCCGGCATCTGATTCAGCCGAAGTCATGGAAAAAATGGTTAATGAAGGCATGAACTGCGCTAGAATTAACCTAAGCCATGCAACAGAAGATGGAATACTTAAAACCATTGATAATATTCGTGAAGTTAGAAAAGCCACAAATCTTCCTGTAGCATTATTGTATGATACCAAGGGACCGGAATTTCGAACATTAAAATTTGAAAACGGAGGCGTCAGTCTTAAAAGGGGAGATACAATCAAAATGAGCAAAACCTGCAATAAGGGAAGCGAACTTGAATTCGGAGTAAACCACAGTGATGCAATCGACTTTATTGAGGTGGGCGACAAGGTGCTCATAGACAATGCCCTTCTTGAGCTTGAAGTAATCAGAAAGGAAAATGATTATGTTCTTTTAAAGGCATTGGGGGACGGAAAAATCCAGGACCACAAAACAATCAATGTTCCGGGAGTAAATCTGAAGCTGGATTTCATGAGCGATGACGACAGAAAAGACATTACCTTTGCAGCTACACATTCATGTGACTATCTGGCACTGTCATTTGTAAATGCAAAAGAGGATGTCATTGAAGCCCGTGAAATTGTCGAAAAAGCTGGAGGAGATGCGCTTATCATTTCAAAAATAGAAAGCCAGATGGGAATAGATAACATTGATGAGATAATAGACGAATCCGACGGAATAATGGTTGCAAGAGGAGATCTTGGAGTGGAAGCTCCTATGGAAGAACTGCCAATGATTCAAAAAGACATCATCAGAAAATGCCGTGAGAAAGGCAAATTCGCAATTGTCGCAACAGAAATGCTTGCATCAATGTATGAAAGTCCAAGGCCTACAAGAGCGGAAGTATCAGATGTTGCAAATGCAATACTTGACGGAACTGACTGCGTGATGCTTTCCGGTGAAACAACAATAGGAAAATATCCTATAGATGCCGTTTCAATAATGAGCAGGATATGTGAATATGTGGAATCAACAATCGACTATTCAAAGCATGTTGCCTACACAGGATCAATAGGCATCAGCGATACAATAGCAAAACTGGTTGTGGAAGCCGCACAATACACTGACATCAAGCTGATTGTCACAACAACCATGACAGGTTTCACTGCCCGAAAAATCAGCAATCTGAGACCAAATTCACCAATATTGGCCTGCTGTCCGTCCAAGCACATTGCAGAAAAGGTTGTTTTGAACTTCGGCGTCAAGCCAATAATAACCGACGTATATAAAACCACTGACAAGATGGTTGAAAATGCAAGAAAAATGGCCATAAAGGAATTCGATTTAGTGAAGGGAGATTTGATAATAGTAACAGGTGGATTTCCAATAGGAAAGACAAGAAAAACAAATTATTTAAGGATAATGGAGATATGA